From one Desmodus rotundus isolate HL8 chromosome X, HLdesRot8A.1, whole genome shotgun sequence genomic stretch:
- the LOC112300070 gene encoding LOW QUALITY PROTEIN: phosphoglycerate kinase 1-like (The sequence of the model RefSeq protein was modified relative to this genomic sequence to represent the inferred CDS: inserted 1 base in 1 codon; substituted 1 base at 1 genomic stop codon): MSLSNKLTLDKQDVKGKQVIMRVDFNVPMKNNQITSNQRIKAAISSIKFCLDIGAKSVVPMSHLGQPDGVPMPDKYSLGSVAVELKSLLGKDVLFLKDCVGLEVEKACADPAAGSVILLENLRFHMGEEGKGKDASGNKVEAKPDKIEAFXASLSKLGDDYVNDAFGTAHQAHSSRVGVNLPQKAGGFLMKKELNYFGKALESPERPFLAILGGAKVVDRIQLINNMLDKVLHEMIIGGGVAFTFLKVLNNMEIGTSLFDEEGAKIVKDLMSKTEKNGVKITLPVDFVTADKFDENAKTGQATVASGIPDGWMGLDCGPKSSKKYAEAVTRAKQIVWNRPVGVFEWEALPRGTKALMDEVGKATSRGCITIIGGGDTTTCCTRWNTKDKVSYVSPGGXRLELLEGKVLPGVDALSNV; the protein is encoded by the exons ATGTCGCTTTCTAACAAGCTGACTTTGGACAAGCAGGACGTGAAGGGGAAGCAGGTCATCATGAGAGTGGATTTCAATGTTCCTATGAAGAATAACCAGATAACAAGCAATCAGAGGATCAAGGCTGCCATCTCAAGCATCAAATTCTGCTTGGACATTGGAGCCAAGTCTGTTGTTCCCATGAGCCACCTGGGTCAGCCTGATGGTGTCCCCATGCCTGACAAGTACTCCTTGGGGTCAGTTGCTGTAGAGCTCAAATCTCTGCTGGGCAAGGATGTTCTGTTCTTGAAGGACTGCGTGGGCCTGGAAGTGGAGAAAGCTTGTGCTGACCCAGCTGCTGGGTCTGTCATCCTGCTGGAGAACCTTCGCTTTCacatgggggaggaagggaaggggaaagacgCTTCTGGGAACAAGGTTGAAGCCAAGCCAGATAAAATAGAAgctttctgagcctcactttccaaGCTAGGGGATGACTATGTCAATGATGCGTTTGGCACTGCTCACCAAGCCCACAGCTCCAGGGTGGGAGTCAATCTACCACAGAAAGCTGGAGGTTTTTTGATGAAGAAGGAGCTGAACTACTTTGGCAAGGCCTTGGAAAGCCCAGAGCGACCCTTCCTGGCCATCCTGGGCGGAGCTAAAGTTGTAGACAGGATCCAGCTGATCAATAACATGTTGGACAAAGTCCTTCATGAGATGATTATTGGTGGTGGAGTGGCTTTTACCTTCCTTAAGGTGCTCAACAACATGGAGATTGGCACTTCTCTGTTTGATGAAGAGGGAGCCAAGATCGTCAAAGATCTGATGTCCAAAACTGAGAAGAATGGTGTGAAGATTACCTTGCCGGTTGACTTCGTCACTGCTGACAAGTTTGATGAGAATGCAAAGACTGGCCAAGCCACTGTGGCCTCTGGCATACCTGATGGCTGGATGGGCTTGGATTGTGGTCCTAAGAGCAGCAAAAAGTACGCCGAGGCTGTCACTAGGGCCAAGCAGATTGTGTGGAACCGACCTGTGGGCGTATTTGAATGGGAAGCTTTACCCCGAGGGACCAAAGCCCTCATGGATGAGGTGGGGAAAGCCACTTCCAGGGGCTGCATCACCATCATAGGTGGTGGAGACACTACTACTTGCTGCACCAGATGGAACACGAAGGACAAAGTCAGCTACGTCAGTCCTGGGG GACGTTTGGAGCTACTGGAAGGTAAAGTTCTTCCTGGGGTGGATGCTCTCAGCAATGTTTAG